The window AAGAACTCCCGGGGATCCTCAAAGACCTGGGTCTCCACTGGGGAGGCTGGAGCATCCTCTGACCCAGAAACCCACTGGTAGGAATCATGGGCCTGGGGGATGCTGGGCACCTCCCCAGGAGGAGGGGTCAGCGCATACATTTGGCTCATATCAAGGGCATAGTCATAAATCTCCCCCTCACTTGGCCTTATCTCTGGACCTCCAACCCCAACGGACACCGTCTGCTTGCCATGGTCCCCAGGGCAATATTTGCCTCCCATGGACTCCAGACGGTCTGCCCACTTCTCCAGACGGAAAAAGACCTCCTTCCAAACATTCATCTCTCTCTTGACCCACCTCTCCAGATGGGCAATTGTTTCCTGGCACCTGGCCAGGCAGGCCTTGATGGACTTCTTCCATCTTTGGTTATCAGTTGGGACATGGTCCTCTAAGTTATTCTCTAACTTCCCCACTGATTTCTGCAAACCTTTCAGCTCACGCTCCACCTGCTTGGACACCTCAGACAGAAGGTGCCGGTGGGTCCTCCTGACATGCTCCAACATTTCTGCCCTGCATTTGCCTATCTGCAGGATCACATTGGGCTTGTTGGCAACTCCACGGTGCCCCTGGAAGGAGTGGATGCCTGCATTGGTGACATTATCCAGCTGCATGGCTCCGACCGCGTGAGTGTCAAACTCAGAAAGAACTCAGTTGCAAGCCCTGATGCTAGGACTGCCTctcaaaaaccccaccac of the Nyctibius grandis isolate bNycGra1 chromosome 3, bNycGra1.pri, whole genome shotgun sequence genome contains:
- the ARC gene encoding activity-regulated cytoskeleton-associated protein, which codes for MQLDNVTNAGIHSFQGHRGVANKPNVILQIGKCRAEMLEHVRRTHRHLLSEVSKQVERELKGLQKSVGKLENNLEDHVPTDNQRWKKSIKACLARCQETIAHLERWVKREMNVWKEVFFRLEKWADRLESMGGKYCPGDHGKQTVSVGVGGPEIRPSEGEIYDYALDMSQMYALTPPPGEVPSIPQAHDSYQWVSGSEDAPASPVETQVFEDPREFLSHLEEYLKQVGGTEEYWLSQIQNHMNGPAKKWWEYKQDSVKNWVEFKKEFLQYSEGTLTRDAIKRELDLPQKEGEPLDQFLWRKRDLYQTLYVDADEEEIIQYVVGTLQPKLKRYLSYPLPKTLEQLIQRGKEVQGNMDHSEEPSPQRTPEIQSGDSVESAPPSTTASPAPSNGTQPEPPSPPATVI